Within Oncorhynchus nerka isolate Pitt River linkage group LG8, Oner_Uvic_2.0, whole genome shotgun sequence, the genomic segment GGTAAGGggcccctggtctaaagtagttcactacattagGAATAGGGTGTAGTTTGGGATCTGCGGTaaggggccctggtctaaagtagttcactacattagGAATAGGGTGTAGTTTGGGATCTGCGGTaaggggccctggtctaaagtagttcactacattagCAATAGGGTGTAGTTTGGGATCTGCGGTaaggggccctggtctaaagtagttcactacattagGAATAGGGTGTAGTTTGGGATCTGCGGTAAGGggcccctggtctaaagtagttcactacattagGAATAGGGTGTAGTTTGGGATCTGCGGTAAGGggcccctggtctaaagtagttcactacattagGAATAGGGTGTAGTTTGGGATCTGCAGTaaggggccctggtctaaagtagttcactacattagGAATAGGGTGTAGTTTGGGATCTGCGGTaaggggccctggtctaaagtagttcactacattagGAATAGGGTGTAGTTTGGGATCTGCGGTaaggggccctggtctaaagtagttcactacattagGAATAGGGTGTAGTTTGGGATCTGCGGTaaggggccctggtctaaagtagttcactacattagGAATAGGGTGTAGTTTGGGATCTGCGGTaaggggccctggtctaaagtagttcactacattagGAATAGGGTGTAGTTTGGGATCTGCGGTaaggggccctggtctaaagtagttcactacattagGAATAGGGTGTAGTTTGGGATCTGCGGTaaggggccctggtctaaagtagttcactacattagGAATAGGGTGTAGTTTGGGATCTGCGGTAAGGggcccctggtctaaagtagttcactacattagGAATAGGGTGTAGTTTGGGATCTGCGGTaaggggccctggtctaaagtagttcactacattagGAATAGGGTGTAGTTTGGGATCTGCGGTaaggggccctggtctaaagtagttcactacattagGAATAGGGTGTAGTTTGGGATCTGCGGTaaggggccctggtctaaagtagttcactacattagGAATAGGGTGTAGTTTGGGATCTGCGGTaaggggccctggtctaaagtagttcactacattagGAATAGGGTGTAGTTTGGGATCTGCGGTAAGGggcccctggtctaaagtagttcactacattagGAATAGGGTGTAGTTTGGGATCTGCGGTAAGGggcccctggtctaaagtagttcactacattagGAATAGGGTGTAGTTTGGGATCTGCGGTaaggggccctggtctaaagtagttcactacattagGAATAGGGTGTAGTTTGGGATCTGCGGTAAGGggcccctggtctaaagtagttcactacattagGAATAGGGTGTAGTTTGGGATCTGCGGTAAGGggcccctggtctaaagtagttcactacattagGAATAGGGTGTAGTTTGGGATCTGCGGTAAGGggcccctggtctaaagtagttcactacattagGAATAGGGTGTAGTTTGGGATCTGCGGTAAGGggcccctggtctaaagtagttcactacattagGAATAGGGTGTAGTTTGGGATCTGCGGTaaggggccctggtctaaagtagttcactacattagGAATAGGGTGTAGTTTGGGATCTGCGGTAAGGggcccctggtctaaagtagttcactacattagGAATAGGGTGTAGTTTGGGATCTGCGGTaaggggccctggtctaaagtagttcactacattagGAATAGGGTGTAGTTTGGGATCTGCAGTTAGTTTGAGATTTAATATTCAGCTCTTCTAACTTTAATAAGTCGCAAATGATTTGAGCAATTTTTTTTACCTtgatttaagtaggcaagtcggttaaaggacaaattcttatttagaacGACAGCCTACGCCATCCAAACCTGGTCCAATCACAGCCAGACGTGACGCAGCCTGGATTTTAATCAGGCACTGCAGGGGCACCTCTTCACAccgagatgcagtgtcttagaccactgtgccactcaggaggcctaCATTCCTCGGGTTAGGCTCTTTTACGTAGGAAAACATTTCTATAACATTCGAGATATCTTATTTTTTCGATTCCAACCTGAGTTTCATAATCACATGGCAACATGTAGGCAACGTTTTAACGCTAGCTAACCCTGAAACTACACTGCAGACgttagcacacacatccctgggtcgctcctcttttcagttcgctgcagctagcgactggaacgagatgcaacaaaacactcaaactggacagttttatctcaatctcttcattcaaagactcaatcatggacactcttactgacagttgtggctgctttgttgtgatgtattgttgtctctatcttcttgccctttgtgctgttgtctgtgcccaataatgtttgtatcatgttttgtgttgctaccatgttcttGTTATGTTTTTTTGCTACCATGttcttgttatgttgtgttgctaccatgttcttgttatgttgtgttgctaccatgttttgtgctgctaccatgttgtgttgctaccatgttcttgttatgttgtgttgctaccatgttgtgttgctaccatgttcttgttatgttgctaccatgttcttgttatgttgtgttgctaccatgttgtgttgctaccatgttgtgttgctaccatgttcttgttatgttgtgttgctaccatgttcttgttatgttgtgatgctaccatgttgtgttgctaccatgttcttgttatgttgtgttgctaccatgttgtgttgctaccatgttcttgttatgttgtgttgctaccatgttgtgttgctaccatgttcttgttatgttgtgttgctaccatgctgttttgctaccatgttcttgtgatgttgtgatgctaccatgctgttgtcttaggtctctctttatgtagttgtgttgtctctcttgtcatgatgtgtatTTTTAATGTGCGTTTTAAATTATTCtatattttttttatcccagcctccggtccccgcaggaggcctttcggtaggccgtcattgtgaataataagttgttcttaactgacttgcctagttaaataaataataccATGAAAAAACGATGTAGGCAGCCTGGTCCACCACCAATGCAACTATTTAGGGACCGTCAACAAAGTGCATGATCACAATATTCATATTTAAATAGCTCTCCAACCATGTGACTTAGCAACTGCATTTCAGCTGTCCATTATTCCTTACATAGAGAGGCATGTTGCACACCTTTGGTTTTCTTATAAAAACgattacattttttataaataaatactgtatatacagtaccagtcaaaagtttggacacacctacttcaagggttattctttatttttactattttctacattgtaaagaagacatcaaaactatgaaataacacatatggaatcatgtagtaaccaaaaaagtgttaaacaaatcaaaatatattttacatttgagattcttcaaagtagccaccctttgccttgacgacagctttgcacattcttagATTCTTTTGCCTTGTGGTCTCAGAGTCTTTAACGcacctttttgcaaactccaggcatactgtcatgtgcctttttctcaggagtggcttccgtctggccactctcccataaagcccagattggtgaagtgctgtagagacttctgtccttctggcaggttcttccatctcagataaagaactctgtagttctgtcagagtggtcattgggttctgggtcacctctctgaccaaggtccttcttgcccggttTCTCAGTTTGGTTGGACGGTCAGCTCTAGGCAGAGAGTCTGGGTAGTTCAATATTTTTTCtctttcccaatgatggagaacactgtgtgtacactcaaaatggctgccagtccactcattataccatcattgacttgaatggagaGACcctttctattcattctatttctatggtcccTACCCCGTGAACAATACAAAAGTTGGTTTCAGGTGCCTAGGTCATGTGATCAAGGAGCTATTGAATTGTAAGTTAtttgtaataaatatatatatatttttaaaacacgTTGAAATAATTTCATGAGAAAACCAAAGGGTGTgcaacatgtctctctgtgtaaGGAATAATAGACAGCTGACATTAGATTTGAATATTGTGATCATGCACTTTGTTGACTGTCCCAGGCTGTCTTCACAGTTGCCATGTAATTATGCACACATTGTTTTCCTTCATGAAGAACCCGAGGTAGCTATTGTTTGATAGCTATCTCAAATCATTTGACAggtgctcccaagtggcgcagaggTATAAGgtatcagtgcaagaggcgtcactacaaaccctggttcaattccagactCTATCACAgccagccatgattgggagtcccatagtgcagtgaacaattggcccagcatcgtcagggtttggccgggataggcagtcattgtaaatcacaatttgatcttaactgacttgcctagttaaataaaaggtcaaataaatattgAAGTTCAAATTTCAAACTAATTTCACAAAGGTCCATACCTCAATTCACTCTTATAGTAGAGCCAATGGAACAGAACACGCTAACGGGTTCTCTAGAACAGAGCGCGCTAAGAAATGAGAGCTCTTTTCAAAAGGACTTCTTCCTGCCTTGTGTTCCATGAACAACTGTTAAAAGCAACAGACAGGGACATTAAAATTGCTCATTTAAAACAAACTCAGGCTCTCACCAGACCTGCAGACTCCGAAGCCTTGTCAGCCTACCAACTCAAAGTAGCGCAAATTGCCTATTTTAAATACTGCGAGGATACACTGTCTTTCCATACTTCTCTAAGTCTGGTCCTAATTTACATGTCGGTCTATTTTTGGGGCAAGGAGGAGTTTGATCCTGTTTTGCCCCCCAGCTTACACGGCCAAATCATTGTCTGCGTgaaaaatggcaccctaatcacCTTGGGGcacaactttagaccagagcagggccctacattagaccagagcagggccctactttagaccagagcagggccctacattagaccagagcaggGCCCTACAGTAGACCAGAGTAGGgccctacattagaccagagcagggccctacattagaccagagcagggccctacattagaccagagcaggGCCCTACAGTAGACCAGAGCAGGGCCCTACAGTAGACCAGAGCAGGgccctacattagaccagagcaggGCCCTACAGTAGACCAGAGCAGGgccctacattagaccagagcaggGCCCTACAGTAGACCAGAGCAGGGCCCTACAGTAGACCAGAGCAGGCCCCTTGTTTAAACCAGAGCAGGgccctacattagaccagagcaggGCCCTACATTAGCCCAGAGCAGGCCCCTTGTTTAAACCAGAGCAGGGCCCTACAGTAGACCAGAGTAGGgccctacattagaccagagcggGGCCCTATATTAGACCAGAGCGGGGCCCTACAGTAGACCAGAGCAGGGCCCTACATTAAACCAGAGCAGGGCCCTATATTAGACCAGAGCAGGgccctacattagaccagagcagggccctacattagaccagagcagggccctacattagaccagagcaggGCCCTACATTAAACCAGAGCAGGGCCCTATATTAGACCAGAGCAGGgccctacattagaccagagcaggGCCCTATATTAGACCAGATCAGGGCCCTACAGTAGACCAGAGCAGGgccctacattagaccagagcagggccctacattagaccagagcagggccctacattagaccagagcagggccctactgtagaccagagcagGGCCCTACAGTAGACCAGAGCAGGgccctacattagaccagagcaggACACTAAGTTAGACCAGAGCAGGGCCCTACAGTAGACCAGAGCAGGgccctacattagaccagagcagggccctacattagaccagagcaggGCCCTACAGTAGACCAGAGCAGGGCCCTACAGTAGACCAGAGCAGGgccctacattagaccagagcagggccctacattagaccagagcaggGCCCTACAGTAGACCAGAGCAGGGCCCTACAGTAGACCAGAGCAGGGCCCTACAGTAGACCAGAGCAGGGCCCTACAGTAGACCAGAGCAGGgccctacattagaccagagcagggccctacattagaccagagcaggGCCCTACAGTAGACCAGAGCAGGGCCCTACAGTAGACCAGAGCAGGGCCCAACATTAGACCAGAGCAGGGCCCAACATTAGACCAGAGCAGGGCCCTACAGTAGACCAGAGCAGGGCCCAACATTAGACCAGAGCAGGGCCCTACATTAGACCAAAGCAGGGCCCTACTTCAGACTCTGACCAAAATGTGTGCACCATAATAGCCCTGTCTACACTGTTAGAAAAAAAAGATgcaatctagaacctaaaatggtgatttggctgtccccataggataaccctttgaataacccctTTTGGTTCTAGGGAGAACCTTTCGAGGTTCCACATAGAACCCTTTCCGAAGAGGTTTCTacaaaagggttctatctggaaccaaaaagggtgctCCTAAGGGGACAgcccaaagaacccttttggaaccactTTTTTCCCAAACAGTTTAGataatagggtcccatttgggacggACCATTGTCTGCTCTATAAACCTATTGGTCCATATTGACGCGCATCATTTAACATTGCTCACTGAGTAAAATAGGCTAATGACCACTTTTAACCTATTTGGCTTGAGATGAATCAAATTCTAAGTAaactaactttttttttttatcaaggcAGATAGGCCTATCACCTAAACCAACAATTACTAGTTCACAGCATTCAATTAATCTATAAATGAATGTTTTAATGTTTTGATTCTGCTAGTTACAGAGTCCTGCAGCGTCGCTCTGTGAAAACTCACCAGCGCGCAACAGTACCAATCGTGTACACAGGACGCACACCAAATGGGTACTCAACACTTTAGGCATCTTTTAaatgtcccactgggcacacactggttgaatcagcgTTGTTTACACGTAATTTCAATGATGTTACGTTAAACCAACGTAGAATAGaagttgaattgacgtctgtgacCAGCGCGGTGGGCCTATTTAGGAAAACTCCGTTATCATTTTGCAGCTAGTTTAACATTGGAATATATAGCTTTCAGAGAGATAGCCTCTTCAATATGTCCGTGcgtaaaaaaaacaagaaatagCCTAGTCTAGGCCAATATCAATATGTTACCTTGTCAGTCTGAATGCTGATTGCAATGCCATACCGGCAATAAGTAACGAAATGTTCACAGTTATTCCAAAGCAAGCTGTACGGTATCTTCCCAACCAGTTTCTCCGCTCTACTCGCGATCTCTTCGCCATCCAACGGTCGTTTCTGCACGGTAGTGTCCATAGCGTTCAGAAGAATTGATGCTCCATACGCAAAGTCCTCAACGGTATCCACCCGAATGCTGGCGCTCTTGGATAAAACTCCGAGAACTAAGCGTTTGTTTGTTACCATCGCCTGGATTGAACGCTTGTCCGTTGTAAAGAGTGGCAAGATATCCGGAATCAGATGGGCCACCCGGTTGTCTCCTAAATAGATGCCAAAATGAGTGAATAGAGTCCGGGGCACTTCTAGCAAGTCTCCCCGTTGGTATATGGACTCTGGGAGTGCGGCCCCGGCGGAGGTATccgggactctctctctccacccctcattCTCGCAGTGATGTGtaactctcttcttctccctcgctctgtctgtgtctgaaaACAACAAACTGGGCCGGAAGGCATTGAGGTGAGTGAGGAAGAACACTTTTTCCAGGAGTAATGTGAGCGAATTCAACATTTTTATTGGAGGAGATTCCTTGTCCTTGTTTTTCGGGACGTTGTCCTCCTCGCCTCACGTTCCTCTATCATCTTCAGGTCGCGGTCAGTTTCAACGAGGGGCCCTCAGTGACGTCGTGAGGGAACCGAGGAACCGATTGGCTGCTGTTTGAGAGCAGATTAGTCACGTAGTAGGTGTTCTGAGTGACACTTGTAGGGCTAAAGGCTTGTTGACTTCTTACTGTGGACATGCAGATCACAACTAATTCTGTCCCGCAGAgttctgttctttggtctgatatGTTTTATAATTCTGTCCCGCAGAgttctgttctttggtctgatatGTTTTATAATTCTGTCCCGCAGAgttctgttctttggtctgatatGTTTTATAATTCTGTCCCGCAGCgttctgttctttggtctgatatGTTCTATAATTCTGTCCCGCAGAgttctgttctttggtctgatatGTTCTATAATTCTGTCCCGCAGAgttctgttctttggtctgatatGTTCTATAATTCTGTCCCGCAGCgttctgttctttggtctgatatGTTCTATAATTCTGTCCCGCAGAgttctgttctttggtctgatatGTTCTATAATTCTGTCCCGCAGAgttctgttctttggtctgatatGTTCTATAATTCTGTCCCGCAGAgttctgttctttggtctgatatGAACATCCTCAGCCGCCAACTCGTTGAAGTAGAATTCTTTATCCAAACCGAGGTTAGTGATcactgatgtccagaagttgttTTTGTTGATAGGAAATTATGGGGGAAAATGTATGTATACAACAAAAAAAAGAGTTAAGATCAGCGCTAAAACATCACACAAAATTGGTAAGGAACCCGTAGCATGGCAGCTATCCTTCTCTGCAGCGCAAGAAAGCAATGTATTAAGTATTcacatatggtgtgtgtgtgtgtgtgtgtgtgtgtttgaggtgaGTGTAATGTCAGACATGGCTGTGCAAAGTTTGAGCTCGTTTTGGCTAAAGAATGgaaagggggtgtgtgtgtttgtgtgtgtggtttggctAAAGAGTCTGTGGAAAAGAGGAAGCTAAGGCCATATGGCAATCATTAGATCCCTGGAGAACTGGGACAACcagcccattcattcattcactcactcactcactcactcactcactcactcactcactcactcactcacacaaacacgagcccattcacatatacacacacaccagcccatacgcacacacacacacacacacacacacacacgcacacacacacacacacacacacacacacacacacacacacacacacatttaacacATATATTTCAATGGAAATATGTCATATTTCACATTCATGGGAATAAATACGGGCAGGAACGTTAACCCTGTAAATATGGCCATCTGGGAACTTTAACCCTGTCAATATGGCCATCTGGGAACTTTAACCCTGTCAATATGGCCATCTGGGAACTTTAACCCTGTCAATATGGCCATATGGGAACTTTAACCCTGTCAATATGGCCATCTGGGAACTTTAACCATGTCAATATGGCCATCTGGGAACTGTAACCCTGTCAATATGGCCATCTGGGAACTTTAACCCTGTCAATATGGCCATCTGGGAACTTTAACCCTGTCAATATGGCCATCTGGGAACTTTAACCCTGTCAATATGGCCATCTGGGAACTTTAACCCTGTCAATATGGCCATCTGGGAACTTTAACCCTGTAAATATGGCCATCTGGGAACTTTAACCCTGTAGATATGGCCATCTGGGAACTTTAACCCTGTAAATTCGGCCATCTGGGAACTTTAACCCTGTAGATATGGCCATCTGGGAACTTTAACCCTATAGATATGGCCATCTGGGAACTTTAACCTTATAAATATGGCCATCTGGGAACTTTAACCCTGTCAATATGGCCATCTGGGAACTTTAACCCTGTCAATATGGCCATATGGGAACTTTAACCCTGTCAATATGGCCATCTGGGAACTTTAACCATGTCAATATGGCCATCTGGGAACTGTAACCCTGTCAATATGGCCATCTGGGAACTTTAACCCTGTCAATATGGCCATCTGGGAACATTAACCCTGTCAATATGGCCATCTGGGAACATTAACCCTGTAAATTCTGCCATCTAGGAACTTTAACCCTGTAAATATGGCCATCTGGGAACTTTAACCCTATAGATATGGCCATCTGGGAACTTTAACCCTATAAATATGGCCATCTGGGAACTTTAACCCTATAGATATGGCCATCTAGGAACTTTAACCCTGTAAATATGGCCATCTGGGAACTTGAACCCTGTCAATATGACCATCTGGGAACTTTAACCCTATAAATATGGCCATCTGGGAACTTTAACCCTGTAAATATGGCCATCTAGGAACTTTAACCCTGTAGATATGGCCATCTGGGAACTTTAACCCTGTCAATATGACCATCTGGAAACTTTAACCCTGTCAATATGACCATCTGGAAACTTTAACCCTGTAAAAGGTTCCAGTAATGTTGTTTTTTAGAACAGTTATTTGTCGCTGATATAAAAGTTATGTTGCTTATGTCTCCAAGCGATGTGTGTTAACATTCAGAGCAAGAGTCGGAGCTCCCAGTGTAACCGATATGAAAtggctagttagcggtggtgcgcgctaatagcgtttcaatcggtgacgtgactcgttctgagaccttgaagtagttattccccctttgctctgcaagggtgcttttgtggcgcgatgggtaacgatgcttcgaggggtgactgttgttgatgtgtgcagagggtccctggttcggggccaggtaggggcgaggagagggacggaagctacgCTGTTACACTAACAAAACTCCCCCAGGCAGAAGATACTATCGTCAATAGGCGCTAAAGCAGTTAGCGGCTATGAATGTGTTAGTATGCTTTCCATTTTAACTCAAAAGCAGGTCTTCATTTGCATATAAAACAAGTGGAAGGTGCAAACAACGACGTGTCAATTGCCGTCTACATGGAGCGTCAAGAAAACTGACCAATGAAGCACAATGGCTATTTGAGTCTTGACTTAATTAGCATTAGCATCCAAAATGCTacacaaaacaaaacattttctTTATTGAGTGAATTCCTTCTTCAATGTGATAACATTTTGTTCTCAAGATTTCATTGAGGCAAACTTTCTTGGAtcgtttttgtagtttgttccactAACCATAGAGTTTACTAGAGGGGACACCTGGTACGAAGGTCCTCACCATAGAGTTTACTAGAGGGAACACCTGGTACGAAGGTCCTCACCATAGAGTTTACTAGAGGGGACACCTGGTACGAAGGTCCTCACCATAGAGTTTACTAGAGGGGACACCTGGTACGAATGTCCTCACCATAGAGTTTACTAGAGGGGATACCTAGTACGAATGTCCTCGCCATAGTGTTTAATAGAGGAGACACCTGGTACGAATGTCCTCACCATAGAGTTTACTAGAGGGGACACCTGGTACGAATGTCCTCACCATAGAGTTTACTAGAGGGGACACCTGGTACAAATGTCCTCACTATAGAGTTTACTAGAGGGGACACCTGGTACGAATGTCCTCACCATAGAGTTTACTAGAGGGGACACCTGGTACAAATTTCCTCACTATAGAGTTTACTAGAGGGGACACCTGGTACAAATGTCCTCACTATAGAGTTTACTAGAGGGGACACCTGGTACGAAGGTCCTCACCATAGAGTTTACTAGAGGGGACACCTGGTACAAATGTCCTCACTATAGAGTTTACTAGAGGGGACACCTGGTACAAATGTCCTCACCATAGAGTTTACTAGAGGGGACACCTGGTACAAATGTCCTCACTATAGAGTTTACTAGAGGGGACACCTGGTACTAATGTCCTCACCATAGAGTTTACTAGAGGGGACACCTGGTACAAATGTCCTCACTATAGAGTTTACTAGAGGGGACACCTGGTACTAATGTCCTCACCATAGAGTTTACTAGAGGGGACACCTGGTACAAATGTCCTCACTATAGAGTTTACTAGAGGGGACACCTGGTACTAATGTCCTCACCATAGAGTTTACTAGAGGGGACACCTGGTACAAATGTCCTCACTATAGAGTTTACTAGAGGGGACACCTGGTACTAATGTCCTCACCATAGAGTTTACTAGAGGGGACACCTGGTACAAATGTCCTCACTATAGAGTTTACTAGAGGGGACACCTGGTACTAATGTCCTCACCATAGAGTTTACTAGAGGGGACACCTGGTACAAATGTCCTCACTATAGAGTTTACTAGAGGGGACACCTGGTACGAAGGTCCTCACCATAGAGTTTACAAGAGGGGATACCTAGTACGAATGTCCTCGCCATAGAGTTTAATAGAGGGGACACCTGGTACGAATGTCCTCACCATAGAGTTTACTAGAGGGGACACCTGGTACGAATGTTCTCACCATAGAGTTTAATAGAGGGGACACCTGGTACGAATGTCCTCACCATAGAGTTTACTAGAGGGGACACCTGGTACGAATGTCCTCACCATAGAGTTTACTAGAGGGGACACCTGGTACGAAGGTCCTCACCATAGAGTTTACTAGAGGGGATACCTAGTACGAATGTCCTCGCCATAGAGTTTACTAGAGGGGATACCTAGTACGAATGTCCTCGCCATAGAGTTTACTAGAGGGGACACCTGGTACGAAGGTCCTCACCATAGAGTTTACTAGAGGGGATACCTAGTACGAATGTCCTCGCCATAGTGTTTAATAGAGGGGACACCTGGTACGAATGTCCTCACTATAGAGTTTACTAGAGGGGACACCTGGTACGAATGTCCTCGCCATAGAGTTTACTAGAGGGGACACCTAGTACGAATGTCCTCGCCATAGAGTTTAATAGAGGGGACACCTGGTACGAAGGTCCTCACCATAGAGTTTACTAGAGGGGACACCTGGTACGAATGTCCTCACCATAGAGTTTAAATAGAGGAGACACCTGGTACGAAGGTCCTCACCATAGAGTTTACTAGAGGGGATACCTAGTACGAATGTCCTCGCCATAGAGTTTACTAGAGGGGATACCTAGTACGAATGTCCTCGCCATAGTGTTTAATAGAGGGGACACCTGGTACGAATGTCCTCACCATAGAGTTTACTAGAGGGGACACCTGGTACGAATGT encodes:
- the LOC115127009 gene encoding lecithin retinol acyltransferase-like — encoded protein: MLNSLTLLLEKVFFLTHLNAFRPSLLFSDTDRAREKKRVTHHCENEGWRERVPDTSAGAALPESIYQRGDLLEVPRTLFTHFGIYLGDNRVAHLIPDILPLFTTDKRSIQAMVTNKRLVLGVLSKSASIRVDTVEDFAYGASILLNAMDTTVQKRPLDGEEIASRAEKLVGKIPYSLLWNNCEHFVTYCRYGIAISIQTDKFCDWLKSVIRDHRSVPLTAFLGILSVVYLGMSSYTAIPTLLIPFTLWMAG